CGCAAGGGCGCGGCCTGGGAAGTCCAAGGAAAGCCCCTGGCGGCCCCGGACGCCCGATAAATCCGCCCTCGGCGGACCTTTCGCGAGGTTTTGTTCCCCGGGACCAGCCCATGCCCACGCCTTCCGCAACCGAAGTTTTCGAATCCGCCCTGCGCGCCGACTGGGCGCGCCGCGGCTGGGATCCCGCGGGCCTGACCCTTTTAGTTGGTGTTTCCGGAGGCGCCGATTCCATCGCCCTCCTGAACGTCTGCCACCGCCAGGCTCCCCGGCTCGGCCTTCGCCTCCTCGCCGTCCATATCGATCATCGTCTCCGCCCCGAATCCGCCCAAGACGCCGCCTTCGTCGCGCACGCCTGTTCCGAACTGGGGGTCGGCCTGCAGACTTTCGTTCTCGATCCCGCGTCCCGGGCGCCGCGCGAATCGATCGAGATGTGGGCGCGACGCGAACGCTACGCCCGCTTCGAGGCCGCCGCGACGGAGACCGGGGCCGACTTCATCCTCACCGCCCATCACCGGGACGATCTCGTCGAGACCTTTTTCCAGCGCCTGTACCGCGGCACCGGTCCCCGCGGCCTAGCCGCCATCCCTTTCCGCCGCGGCCGCATCGTCCGTCCTCTGCTCGATCGTACCCGCGGCGAGATCCGCGCCTACGCCGCTGCCCTGGGCTCCGCCTGGCGCGAGGACGCCAGCAACGCCGACGTTACCCTTAACCGCAATTGGTTCCGCCACCGATACCTGCCGGCCCTGCGCGCCCGCGAGCCCGATATCGATGCGCGCGTGGCCGCCATGGCAGCGGACATCGCCTCCATCGGCATCGGGTTCGATTCCCTGGAAGCCATGGACCAGGCGATGCGCAAGGACGATGCGGGTTCGGCGTATCTCGATCCGGCCGTGGTTGCCGAAAAGGTCCACGGGGAAGATCGCGAATCCCTCCGTTACTGGTTGCAATCCCTGTCTCGCGCGGCCGCGCCTTCCACCGGATTGGAAACCGCGCCGACGGTTACGCCCGCGATACTGCGCGAGTTCCTGCGGCAATGGGCCTTAGATTCCGACGCGCTGCGGGTGCAAATCGCGCCGGAGCTCGCCTTCGTCCGGGAAAAACGCGGGATTTATTGCGTGCGCGCTGGTTCCCTCTCGGAAAGCGGCGATCCGCAGGCAAAAAAAACCTGCTCCCCCCAGGCCCAAAGGGTTATACTGGATAATGGCTCGGTCTTGGCCACATGGCGTTGGGGCGAGCGGAAGTTTACCTTAACGGCGCGCCGGTATCCCAGGCCCGCGGACCTGGCGTACCCGGCGTCCTCGGAGGAGAGGGCGATCTTTGATGCGGACCGTATTTCGTGTACATTACAGGTACGAATCCGGAAGGACGGCGATCACTTTTCTCCCTTGGGAACCCAAAGCCGGTCGCGCAAATTGAAGACTTTTTTCAACGAGGAGAAGGTTCCTGCCGCCCTGAGGGATTCGCTTCCCATCGTCGTGTCATGCCATGGGGCGGGCGGGACGGCGGATGGCGAATCCGATAAGCACTCCGACGATGCCGGAATCCCGACGGGAGATCATAGCGCGGGAGAAATCCCGGCTTGGGTCCCCGGTTACGGGATTTCAGATTTCTTCAAGGTCCGTGGCAGTACCACCCACATCCTGGAATTGGTGATGATATGCGAGAACCCCTAGACGACCAGAAGAGCAAGCTCGTGGAAGACAAGAAGAACGCGCCCATTAACCGGAAGTTGCCGGACACGAAACAACCCGTGCCTCCCGGCGGCAACAAGTGGAAGAGGAAGAACCTTTCCCTCATCCTCATCATGGTGCTGGTCTCCATCTTCCTGGTCCAGCTGCTCGACTCGCAGAATCCGGTGGAAGAGAAGAACTACTCCGAGTTCCGCGCCATGGTGGCGGATACCAGCATCCAAATCACTTCGGTAGAACTGCAGCGCATCGGCGAAGGCTACGTCCTGGTGGGCGAACGCAAGCTCACGCCGGACGAACAGGCCCACCGCAAGGAAACCCATAGCGCCTTCAGCGCCCGCACCATCAAGTTCAAGACCCTGCTGCCGGATATCGACGCGCCCATGCTCAAGCTGCTGGACGAACTCACCTCCCGCGGCGTCAAGGTCGAATTCATCAAAGAGACGCGGTGGCTCAGCTACCTCTCCACGCTGTTTCCGCTTTTCCTGCTGATCGGCTTCTTCTGGTTCATGATGGCGCGCCAAGGCGGCGGCATGGGCGGTCCGCGCGGCATCTTCTCCTTCGGCAAAATCAAAGCGCGCCTGATGGACGAGAACCGGCCCAAGGTGACCTTCCGTGACGTGGCCGGCGCCGACGAGGCCAAGCAGGAGTTGGAAGAGATCATCGCCTTCCTAAAGGATCCTTCCAAGTTCAGCAAGCTGGGCGGGCGCATCCCCAAGGGCGTGCTCCTGTTGGGCCCTCCCGGGACGGGCAAGACCCTCTTGGCGAAGGCCGTGGCCGGCGAGGCCGAGGTTCCTTTCTTCAGCATGTCGGGCTCCGACTTCGTGGAAATGTTCGTGGGCGTGGGCGCTTCGCGCGTGCGCGACCTGTTCGAGCAAGGCAAGAAGAACGCCCCGTGCATCATCTTCATCGATGAAATCGACGCCGTGGGACGCCATCGCGGCGCCGGCCTGGGCGGCGGTCATGACGAACGCGAGCAGACCCTGAACCAATTGCTCGTCGAGATGGACGGATTCAACAGCAACGAAGGCGTGATCCTCATCGCCGCCACCAACCGCGCGGACGTGCTGGACCCGGCGCTTCTGCGCCCCGGGCGCTTCGACCGCCAGGTGGTCGTCGACCTGCCCGATTCCAAGGGCCGCGAAGGCATCCTGCGCGTGCATCTGGACAAGCGCAAGGTCCCCGTCCGCGAGGACGTGGACATCGCCAAGATCGCCAAGGGCACGCCCGGCCTTTCGGGAGCTGATCTGGAAAACCTCGTGAACGAGGCCTGCCTCCTGGCCGCCCGCTTCGGCGGCAACCAGGTGGCCATGATCGACTTCGAGGAGGCCAAGGACAAGATCATGATCGGGACCGAACGCCTGTCCCGCATCCTGACCGAGGAAGAGAAGAAAACCACCGCCTACCACGAGGCCGGCCACGCCGTGGTTTCGCTGTTGGTGAAGTATTCGGATCCCCTGCACAAGGTGAGCATCATCCCGCGCGGCCGCGCGCTGGGGATAACCTTCCAGCTGCCCGAGAAGGACATGTACACGGTCGACTCGCGCTTCGTGCTCGACAAGATCGCCATCCTGATGGGCGGGCGCGGCGCCGAGCTCCTCGTCTTCGGGCAGAAGAATACGGGCGCCTCCAACGACATCGAACGCGCCACCGAGCTGGCCCGCAAGTACGTATGCGAATGGGGCATGTCCGATCTGGGGCCGCTCTCGTACGGCAAGAAGCAGGAAGAGATCTTCCTGGGCCGCGAGATCAACCAGCATCGGGATTACTCCGAGGCCACCGCCATCCAAATCGACCGCGAGGTGCGCAAGCTCGTGGAAAACCAGATGGACCGCGTGACCCAGTTGCTGGGCGAGAACCGGCAGAAGCTGGTGAACCTGGCCGAAGCCCTCATCCAGCATGAAGTGCTGGAGAAGGACGAGATCATGAAGGCCATGGACGGCGAGATGCTGACCGACACCCGCAAGAGCCGCTCCTACCTGAAGGGCGTTCCCGAACGCCGCCTGCGCGAGGCCACCGCCGCGGCGCTGGAAGGCGAATCCAAGCCGGCGACGGGATCCGGGATGCCCGATGGCGACCTGAAGGAAGGCGAAGACGACAAGGGCAAGGGCGGCCGCTTCGACGCCGAGGCCTGATCCCATCGGATTGAACTTCCAGAAGACCCCGCGCCCAGCGGGGTCTTTCTTTTTCCGGGATGTTTTAGGGAGAACAGGGGAGAGCGGAAGCGTGAGCGAGAGGAATCCCTGGGGCGCCCCCATCGTTACCGTACAGCCCCGTCCCTGGCGGGCCGGGGATATAATCCTGGGCGGGGACCGGCCGCTGTTGATGGGTATCCTCAATGTTACCCCGGACTCCTTCTTCGACGGGGGCAAGCACGCAGGCGTGGACGAGGCCTTGCGGTTCGCCGAAGCCTTACTGGAAGCCGGGGCGGACATCCTCGACGTGGGCGGGGAGTCGACCCGGCCCGGGGCCGAACCGGTCGCGGAGGCCGAGGAACTGGCCCGTACCCGGCCCGTGGTGGACGCCATCTGGAAGCGCTTCGCGGTTCCCATCTCCATCGACACGATGAAAGCGAACGTGGCGCGGGCGGCCCTGGAAGCGGGCGCCAGCATCATCAACGATATCAGCGCCATGGAGCGGGATCCCCTGATGCTGGAGGTTCCCCAGGCCTTCGGCGCCGGCCTGGTCCTGAACCATATGCGCGGCACCCCTAAGGATATGCAGCGCGCCCCGTCGTACCTGGATGTCGTGGTCGAAGTGCGGGACTACCTGATGGGACGGGTGCAGTTGCTGGCCGCCATGGGAGTGGCGGCCGATCGCATCGCGGTGGATCCAGGCATCGGATTCGGGAAACGGCCGAAGGACAATTACGCCTTGCTCGAACATCTCGAAGCCCTGGACGGATTGGGCTGTCCCATCATGATCGGCGCTTCCCGCAAGTCCTTCATCGGTAAGACCGAGGGATTGGCGGATTCGGATCGCCTCATCCCCAGCGTGGCGGTCGCCCTCTTTGCCGCCCTCAAGGGTGCTTCCATCCTGCGCGTACATGACGTGGGGGAGACGCGCGAGGCGCTGGCCATGATCGCGGCCGTGCGCGGGTAAATTCCCCGCGATGGTTCGGCCCGCAAGCCCTGGGGCAAACCCCCGGCATCGCCGTAGGCACTAAAAAGGCCTCGGGAGGAGAGCAATGGTACGTAAAGCGATAGCCTTCGGATTGGCCGTCCTGGGCGCCGCCGTAACGATCCGCGCGGATGGGTTGATGGAAAGCCCGCCCGCCCGCAATTGGTACTGCGGCTTCACCACCAAGCCGGATGAAATCCTGAACAACCGCGCCCAATTCCCCGCCTGCTCTACCGCTTTCGCGGCCATCCCCATGGCCGGCTACAACTTCATGACCGTGGTGACCCATTCCTGGGGCCGCGCCAAGACCACGCCCTTGCCCGAGCACGTGTGCAGCTTCAATAGCGAAACGTGGAAAGGGGCGCAAACCCCCTGGGACGTACCCATGGATTGGTTCACGACCCCGATGAAGCCCGGCCTTCAATCCATTACCTGGAACGTCGCCTGGGGCCCGCATTACGACGACACGCGCGATTTCAGTTATTGGATCACCAAGGCCGGCTTCGTATTCTCGCCCACCCGCGAATTGACCTGGGACGATTTCGAGACCGAACCCTTCTGCATGGAACTCTATGACGACAAGAATCCCGCGGCCAACCCCAACATCATCGTGGACAAGACGCTTCAGAAATTCACGACCCGATGTACCGTGCCGGCCCGCAGCGGCCATCACGTGATTTACGGCGAATGGGGCCGGAACGAATCCACCTTGCAGCGATTCCACGGTTGCATCGACGTGGCCTTCGGGGCCGATCCGATACGGCCAAGCGACCGGCGGGCAGGGCGGGCCGAGATCGCGCCTAGCGCGGTGGATGTCTTGGGGCGCGTCCAGAACCGGGCAAAGGTTCGGACCTGGAAAATCCCGTTGAGGCCGCCCGATTAGAACATTCCGCCACGGATGCGCCGGGTAAAAATCCGCTCCCTTCCTGCGGTTCCCTTCCCTAGGGGTCCTCGAATTCGGTTGTTTTCATCTGGAAATGCTAATTCCGGGATGAAGCCGCCAAACTGGGCGCGATAGCGTTATCTTCTTCGGAGGGGCGGATGGATCGAGATCTTCCGCGCGAATGCCAAAGCCATCCGGGGGCCGGTGTATGGGCGATGGCGTTTTCATTTGGAAATGTTTATTTCGAGGACTGCCCAAGATACGTACGTCTTCGGCAGTATTATGCCTGAAACGGGTTAAAGGGGACAGCATGGTAAATCGCTTTTTTGTGAAGTCGGCCGCGGCCGGCGCGGCTCTTGCCGTTGTGATCGGCATCGCGGCACAAACCGCCCAAGCCCAAACCATCCCCACGGTGACCCTTCCCAAGCCCGATTCAGCGGGCTGGATCAAGGTATTCCGCGGCGACAACCAAAGCGACTTCTCGTTGTACACGGGAAACGGGTCGCCCGCCCAGGAAGCCTCCGCGGCGCCCTTCGGGAAAGTCTTCTTCGTCCAGGGCGGCGACACTATCCGCACCGTAGGCCAACCCAACGGTCAGCTCATCTTCAAACAGGTTTTCTCCCATTACATCATGGAAGTGCAGCTCCGTTGGCCGGGTAACGTCTACAATACGGGGTCGATGGAAAAGGTCCAGTGGAATGATCAGGGCCAAGGCGGCGGGCTTCCCGAATGCATCGAATCCCAAGGCGATCCCAACCAGGGCATCGGGCAGGTCTGGTGCCTGGGGGCCAACGGCGCCCGCCCCTGGATCACCTTCCACGGGAAGTCGGACGCCACCCATGGCGCCCAAGTCGACAGCACCCAGCCGGTGATGAGTTTCGGGGGCGCGGGCGGTTTGAATTGCATCGTCGGTTTCCCGGGTTGGCAAAAACCCTATCCTTCCACCGTGGCATCGCATGGCTGGGTCACCATGCGGACGGAGGTCCACGGCAAGGACACCACGCGCCATTTCGTCGACGGACAGAAGGTGATGGAGTACTGGAATCCCCGCATCGCGCATACCAATGACGCCAACAACGTGGTGAAAACCCTCACCGAAGGCATGATCACGGTCCAATCCGAAGGCGGCGAAGTCTGGTATCGGGGCTGGCGCATCAAGCTTTTGCCGGAGGACCCATTGTACAAATCCCTGTACCCGAGTACAGGACTGCTAGCGGCCTCGCGTCCGGTGCGTATGGGCCCGGAGGCTTATCATTTGGGGTTCAATGGCTCGACGCTGACGATCCTTTCGGAGGGCCGCGAAGTTTCGGACCTGACGGGAAGGAAGATCGAGAACCTGGTGCCTAAGGGCCTTCTGAAGCCCTGAGGGGATGGGCCGGCCCTTGCGCGGCTTGGGCCATCTTCCCCTTCAGGAACTCCTTCTCGGTCCCCGACGCGGTCAAAGCGAGGGCCCGGCCGAAATGATCCGAGGCGGGCATGCATTCCCCCAACCGCAAATACGCTTCCCCCAAGCTCGCATGCAGCAAGTAGTAGTCCTTCATTTTGGGATGCGCTTCGAGCTCTTTCAACAGCGCGAGCGCCGCGCCGGGACCTGAGGTCTGGAACAGGATGATGGCCCGGTTCAGTTCGATCACGGGATTGTCTTTCAATTCCGCCAGGGCGGCGTAGAACTGGTCGATGGACTTCCAATCCGTCGATGCGAAATCCGCGGCCGAGCAATGCGCCGCCGCGATCGCGGCCTCCAGATGGTACTCGCTCAGTTCCTCGCCTTGCGCGGCCTCGGCAAGGTAATGATGCCCCCAGGCGATCAATTCCCCGTTCCACCGAGAGCGATCCTGGCTTCCGAAGAGGACCAGCGCGCCATGATGGTCGATACGGCTATCCAGCCGGGCGGTATGGAAGCACATCAGGCTCATCAGGGCCAGGGAAGATCGGTGGCTCGGTAGCTGATCGATGATCAGGCGGCAGAGACGCATGGCTTCGCCGCAGAGATCCTTGCGAATCAGGATTTCCGGATGGGACGAGTTGTAGCCTTCGTTGAACAAGAGGTAGATGCAGGTTTGCAGGCTGCGGATGCGGGTGGCGAAGTCCTCGCCGGATGGGATTTCCATCGGCAGGTTGCGGCGGCGGAATTCCTGCTTGGCGCGGGACAGGCGCTTTTCGATCGCGTCCGGCTTGGACAAGAGCGCGGAGGCGATCTCGCGGATGCTGAACCCGCACAGGATGTTCAAGGCCAGGACCACGCGGCTTTCCGGCGGCAGCGCCGGATGGCAGCAGACGAACATCATGCGAAGCATGGAGTCGCCCACCTGCTTTTCCTGGAAGATGGCGTCCAAGTCGGCGGGAGCGGCGATCTCGTAGGCGATGGCCTCCGCGTTCTTTTCCAGGAAGCGATCCCGCTTCAGGTGGTTCAGCACCTTGCGCTTGGCCACCGTCAGGACCCACGCGCTGGGATTTTCGGGAATAGGCCCGAAGGACCATTGGTTAAAGGCCTGGAGCAAGGTCTCCTGGACCATGTCTTCGGCCAATGCGAGATTCCGGATGCCGAAAATCCGGGCCAGCAGGGAAAGGATCCGGCCCGCTTCGTGCCGGAAAAAATGATCCATGGAAGGGAAGGCGCCCGGGCCCCCGGGCTTTCCCGGGCCGCCCCCGGCCGGATCTACATCTTGGGGCCTAATTTCCTGACCTCCAGTTGGCAGTGATCGAGAAGGGGGCAATCTTTCACCAGGCCCACGGCCTCGTCATAGTCCTTGGCGAGAAGGATGACGTAGCCGCCTATGATGTCCTTGCTTTCCAGGAACGGCCCGTCGGTCAACACCGTGCGTTTGTCCTTGAGCAAGCGGCCCGTTCCCGGTTCCAAAGGGTTGCCGCCCTTATAGCGACCGGCGGCGGTCATCTTCTCCATCCAGGGGCGATAGGCGTTCATCCGTTGTTGCATGATTTCGGGCGAAACGCCGTTGTAGTCGTATCCGCGGACCAACAGCAAGAATTCTTCCATGATGGGCTCCTTTCAAAAGCCGGAGGTCCCGAAAAGGTCCCTTCCATCGCTATGACAATCAGGCCCGGCCGGGGCGGACATCTTTTCAAAGCTAATCTTTCCGGTTAAAACGGGGCGATGTCCAAGGTCAGTTTCGCCGAGGCCGAGGTGCCGGTTCCTTGGATGGCTTCGATCTTGAGCCAGACCAGGTTGCTATCGGGGGTTTTTACCAGGAAACCGAGCCCGGCCGTCACGCTTGCCGTATCCAGCTTGCTTCCCTTTGCATAGGCCGCCAGGCCGCTATCGGGCAAGGCGGGCTTGGTAGCCGATTTCACGAACCTCACGTCATGGAGTTTGGCGGTATCGAAACTGTCCGCGTAGGTGATGTCCTTCGCGCGCTTGGCCGCAAGGGCGTTCATAAGCTTGAGCTTGCCCGCGCTGTATAAGAGAAGCAGATCGATAAGGGCCGGTTTCTTGTTCGCCTCGTCGTAGAAAATGGCCCGATGGGCATCGAGATCGAGGGAGGTCCCGTAGGTGGAATTGGCTTGGGCCCCGACGTAGACGGTATAGTCGGAACTCCAACGCTTAACCGGATTGGGGGTGAAGCCAACGGTGAAATGGTTGGATAACGCGGTTTCCGTAGTGTCCGAGGCGTTGGATACCTCCAATTGATAAAGGCCGGTATCCCGCGCGCCGAGGGAATCGAACTTGAGGGCGGTATCCACGGAAACGGTAATCCCGTCCTTCATCCAACGGAAGAGCAAGGAATCGGATCGGGTGATGACCGGGCTTACCGTAAGGGCGCTCCCGGCGGGGGAGGACTGCGGCTTGATTTCGGAAATGCGCGGAAGCATTTGCTTAACCGTCAGCTTGAACGTCATCGAATCCCGTCCCGCCCGGTTCGCGGCCGCGAAGACATAGGCCCCGGAATCCGCCAGGGCCAGGGATTTGAAGCCGAGAACGCTATCGCTTCCGAGCAGTTTCCCCGCCCGGGACCAGGCGAAGTCGGCTTCCGGCGTATAGACTTCGGCACCGCCGCTATCCGCTTGGCGATAGATCCCGGGGCGCGTTTCCCAAACGGGATCCAATTCGATCGCGTCCCCGATGCGGCCCGCGAGAGCGAGGGGAAGGTCCGGCAAGGCCGGCGCCGCGAGGCGATAGTCCCGTACTTGGGCTTGGGCTTTGCCGCCCGCGATGGCGGTGCGGCTCTGGTAGACCAGGATGCCCTTGATGTATCCCCGCACCAGCAGGGTGAAGGCCGCCTCCAGTCCCGGCGGATAAGCGGCTTCGGCCGGGAAGTCCTCGCCCTTGAGCCAATGATGGATGAGGAGGGTATCGCCTTTGCGCGCGTTTACGCCCCAGACGTTCAGGGAGTCGAATCCCGCCGTCAACTCGGGATTCCGGAAGCTTAAGTAGGATTGGCCCTCGGAGTCGGGACCCAGGCAGCCGGACTGGACGAGAACGAAGGCGGTGGCAAGCGCCGTGAGCGCGCCTGCCGCAATCGGCGCCCGCCCGCGCGGAACCGCGCAATCTCCGATCATAAGTTTACCGGCACCACCGTCCGTCCGGGACTCTCCGCCGCATGCGAGAACGCGAACCAGACGGCGAAGCCCGCGGCCACGGCCGTTCCGCCGGCCCCGATCCAAAGCCATTTGCGCCGGCCGCTCCGGCCCATGGGCGCGTCGTCCTCCCGCTTCACTTCCCCGAACATGCGTTCGATAGCCTCGCTGGCGTACATCCCGGAAAGATCGGCGTCCGGCGACAGGAGCAGCAAGCGGTGCATCCAGTACTTCCCGGCTTCGACGGAACGGGGATCAGCGGCGAGGACGACGGCGAGATGTCGGGCTATGAAGAGGCTGTCATCGCGGGAATGGTCGGGATTTTTCTGCCGGAAGGTCTCGATCCGCTTGAGGACGATTTCGAAATTCCCGTTGATGTACTCGTCATGGATGCCTTTTTGATCGATGCGGGGGATAGGGGCCGCAGGCGCCGGTTCCTGGCGCGCATCGCTGGCGCCGGCTCCCGATCCGGAGCCCAGGAACAGGACCAGAACGAAGAGGCGTATCGAAAGGCGAAGACGGTAAGGCATGGAAGACCAAAAGTCGGTCTTCCGAATCTAGTTTTTCGCGGGGCTTTTCAAACCGTATCCATTCTCAGGTGGCGCTGGCGAAACCCCTTTAAATGGATCAGATGGCGTATCACGGTCGCCCGGGATATCCCCAGCACCTTGCCTATTTCGACTTGGGTCATCCTTTCGATATGGAATAGGGAAAGGATTTTCCGCGTGCGCTCCGGGCACCGGTCCAAGATCTTCTTCAAGGTGATCCTGTCCAACAGAAGGCTTTCGTTATCATGGGTTTCGGCGGGAACGAATTCCAACTCCTGCTCATCCAGATACCGGATCTTTTCCTTTCTCCACCGCTGGATGCCGAGGTTGATGGCGACCCTGTACATCCAGGTCGATGGGCACGATTCGTGGCGGAACTTCTCGAAGTTCTGGAAGTACTTCACGAATACGTCGTGGGCCAGATCCTTGGCGTCATCCGATTTGGGACTGTAGCGCAGGCAGATCAGATAAATTTTCCGGTAATACTTCTTGTACACGTTTTCGAAATGCTTTTCATCGACTCCCGCCCGGCCGAGCCGATCGGGACGCCCGGCTGGATACAGGCCTATCGTACTCATCATGCTTCCCCCTCCTAAGCCCGTTGCAAGCTAGCAGGGCCGGGCCGGGAGTGGAGCATCGATGGGGTGAAACGCGATAATCCGGGGTCAAGCGCACTAGGCAAAGGGGCCGCGGGAACGCGGCGCATGGGCGCGCTTTTTTCAGTCTAAATGGATGTTCTTGAAATTCTTATAAAGGGTTCGGCTAAGCGGCAATTTCGCGCCTCCCGTGAGCTCGACGTCGTACATTCCGCCGCCATGGGAAAGCACGGATTTGACTTCCCGCTTGTCCACGATATAGGAACGATGGATCCTGGAGAACTGGGGCGGAAGGACCTTTGCGAGCGAATCGAGGGTTTGTCGGTGATATTCCGAAACCCCCTTCTTAAGCCGGATTTCGACGTAATTCCCGTCCCCGCGGAAATAGGATACGTCCTCCAATTGGATGAGGGCGATGCCTTGGGGTTTGCGGATGGGCAGGTATTTCGCGTGCTTCCCCGCATAATTCGCGTCCTTAACCCGGTTGATCGCTTTTTTCAGGCGCTCCTCGGAAACGGGCTTGGGAACGAAGTCGAGGACGCCGTATTCGAAGGCCCGCAGCGCCTGGTCTTCGTTGGCCGAGACGATGATGGTATGGAATGAGCCGGCCACCGCCCCTTGCAGAAGCTCGAAGCCGCTTTCCCCGTTGAGATTCAAATCCAGGAACAGCAGGTCCACCGGATTTTCGGCCAAGGCGAACCGGGACGCGTCCAGGGTCGCTTCGCAACCGATCCAGGAAATTTCCTTGCCCAGGATTTCCTGCACCATGCGCTGTAGCCCGCGGGCAGCCACCCGTTCATCTTCCACTATTAAAATCCGCATCGTGATTCTCCCGGTGGTATCGCGCGGATCAGGCTGGCGAATCCGCTTTAGCGAGGGCCGCCGAACGGCGATCCCTGGAAGGAAGCATAGGGTTCGTCTCCTTTTCTATGGAAATGGTTACCGCCCAGCCCCCGGACACCGCTCGCGAGTCCAGCCGCCATCTCGGCCCATAGGCTTCTTGCAACCGGGCCCGGACGTATTTCAGGCCGAGTCCGCCCGATTCGGCGCTTTTGTTCCCGGCAATGCCGTCGTTGAAAAGGGTGAAATGGATATCGCCCTCATCCACGCGTCTGCTTAAGACGAACACCCCTCCCTCTTTGCCCGCGTAGCCATGCGTGAGCCCGTTCTCGACTAAGGTATGGAAAACCATGGGCGGGATCCTTTCCCCGGCTTCGATGCCTTCGAGGCGAAGCGTAAAGCACTTGTCGTGGCGCAGGCTCATCACCTCCAGATGCATACGGCAGATCCGGATTTCCTCATCGATAGGGATGACCTTTTCGCCGACTATTTTCAGCAGCTGTTTCAATTCCTGCGACAAGGCATGCAACAGCTTTTCCGCGGTAGCCGGATCCTCCTTGATCCACATGGTCGCGGCGTTGATCGAATTAAGCATGAAATGGGGATGGATGTTGGCTTTAAGGAGTTCCAACTCCAACCTCATCGAGCGGATCTGCTCATCCTGGAAGGCGTGTACGGCCGCCTGCTGGCGCCGATGCCTTTCTTGCGCCTCGGACTTTATGGCCTGGATGCTTTCCCCCAGGCTGATGAAGAGCAGGCACATTTCCCCGACCGATCCGAAAAGGATCCCGTATTCGGTGAAAATATTCGAGGGCAAAACCCCCGCGAATTTCAAGGCGTACAGGATCAATCCGGACACCATGAAAATCCACGCGAACAGGAAGGTTTTCGCGGCCGGAACCTTGTTCCACAGGCATCGGACGTTGATCATGAAAATGGCGAGGGTGAAGGCGGAGAAATAGAATGCCGAAACCGCCAAGGTCGCCCTGGGATCCAGGGCCAATGCGCGCGGCAGCCAGCCCAGGAGGGCCAAAACCCGGTAGGCGGCGAAAAGGATCGGCGCCGCCAGGAACCCTTTCAGCGCCTTGTGCAATCGCGGCGCGTTTCTTCGGCTATCCAGCACGGACATGGTGAAGAGAAGCCGGCAGAAAAAGGCGCACCCGAGGAAGACGGGCACGTTATGGTTGGCCCACCACGTCCATGTTGGCCATAAATATTGGTAGGCAAGCCCGTATAGGCTGAATTGGAACAGCCCGTAGCCGGTTATGTACATGAAGTAGAAGAGGTATCCGGATTCCCGGACCTTGACGAAAAGGATCAGGTTGTAAAGCGATAAGACGAGCATGAATCCGAAGAAAACCCCGAAGACCAACTGTTCTTCCAGGGCGCGGCTTTGATACCGTTGCGTGGAATAGAGCTTGAGGGGAAGGGCCATCCCCCCTCCGTTTTGATAGCGGAGATAGAATGTCTTCTCTTTGCCGAAAGGCAAGGAAAGCTGGAAAAGGAGATTGCGGTTGATGATGAACCGCGAGGAGAACGGCAACGCTTGCCCCAATTCCTGGACTTCCCAATCCGGACCCTCCCCGGTATACAGCTCCACGTTGTCCATATCCGGATAAGCGGCCTGGAGGATCCAGGGATCGGAGAAGGTGAGGTTCTTTACC
This sequence is a window from Fibrobacterota bacterium. Protein-coding genes within it:
- a CDS encoding histidine kinase, producing MIAGVGNHADILEDATGGLNIRQVTSPEYSAGFRMSRDIVPNLGFTRSAVWVRFQVKNLTFSDPWILQAAYPDMDNVELYTGEGPDWEVQELGQALPFSSRFIINRNLLFQLSLPFGKEKTFYLRYQNGGGMALPLKLYSTQRYQSRALEEQLVFGVFFGFMLVLSLYNLILFVKVRESGYLFYFMYITGYGLFQFSLYGLAYQYLWPTWTWWANHNVPVFLGCAFFCRLLFTMSVLDSRRNAPRLHKALKGFLAAPILFAAYRVLALLGWLPRALALDPRATLAVSAFYFSAFTLAIFMINVRCLWNKVPAAKTFLFAWIFMVSGLILYALKFAGVLPSNIFTEYGILFGSVGEMCLLFISLGESIQAIKSEAQERHRRQQAAVHAFQDEQIRSMRLELELLKANIHPHFMLNSINAATMWIKEDPATAEKLLHALSQELKQLLKIVGEKVIPIDEEIRICRMHLEVMSLRHDKCFTLRLEGIEAGERIPPMVFHTLVENGLTHGYAGKEGGVFVLSRRVDEGDIHFTLFNDGIAGNKSAESGGLGLKYVRARLQEAYGPRWRLDSRAVSGGWAVTISIEKETNPMLPSRDRRSAALAKADSPA
- a CDS encoding response regulator transcription factor, with amino-acid sequence MRILIVEDERVAARGLQRMVQEILGKEISWIGCEATLDASRFALAENPVDLLFLDLNLNGESGFELLQGAVAGSFHTIIVSANEDQALRAFEYGVLDFVPKPVSEERLKKAINRVKDANYAGKHAKYLPIRKPQGIALIQLEDVSYFRGDGNYVEIRLKKGVSEYHRQTLDSLAKVLPPQFSRIHRSYIVDKREVKSVLSHGGGMYDVELTGGAKLPLSRTLYKNFKNIHLD
- a CDS encoding DUF1080 domain-containing protein, translating into MVNRFFVKSAAAGAALAVVIGIAAQTAQAQTIPTVTLPKPDSAGWIKVFRGDNQSDFSLYTGNGSPAQEASAAPFGKVFFVQGGDTIRTVGQPNGQLIFKQVFSHYIMEVQLRWPGNVYNTGSMEKVQWNDQGQGGGLPECIESQGDPNQGIGQVWCLGANGARPWITFHGKSDATHGAQVDSTQPVMSFGGAGGLNCIVGFPGWQKPYPSTVASHGWVTMRTEVHGKDTTRHFVDGQKVMEYWNPRIAHTNDANNVVKTLTEGMITVQSEGGEVWYRGWRIKLLPEDPLYKSLYPSTGLLAASRPVRMGPEAYHLGFNGSTLTILSEGREVSDLTGRKIENLVPKGLLKP
- a CDS encoding sigma-70 family RNA polymerase sigma factor is translated as MDHFFRHEAGRILSLLARIFGIRNLALAEDMVQETLLQAFNQWSFGPIPENPSAWVLTVAKRKVLNHLKRDRFLEKNAEAIAYEIAAPADLDAIFQEKQVGDSMLRMMFVCCHPALPPESRVVLALNILCGFSIREIASALLSKPDAIEKRLSRAKQEFRRRNLPMEIPSGEDFATRIRSLQTCIYLLFNEGYNSSHPEILIRKDLCGEAMRLCRLIIDQLPSHRSSLALMSLMCFHTARLDSRIDHHGALVLFGSQDRSRWNGELIAWGHHYLAEAAQGEELSEYHLEAAIAAAHCSAADFASTDWKSIDQFYAALAELKDNPVIELNRAIILFQTSGPGAALALLKELEAHPKMKDYYLLHASLGEAYLRLGECMPASDHFGRALALTASGTEKEFLKGKMAQAAQGPAHPLRASEGP
- a CDS encoding sigma-70 family RNA polymerase sigma factor, which gives rise to MMSTIGLYPAGRPDRLGRAGVDEKHFENVYKKYYRKIYLICLRYSPKSDDAKDLAHDVFVKYFQNFEKFRHESCPSTWMYRVAINLGIQRWRKEKIRYLDEQELEFVPAETHDNESLLLDRITLKKILDRCPERTRKILSLFHIERMTQVEIGKVLGISRATVIRHLIHLKGFRQRHLRMDTV